AATTCTACGATGCCATGAAAGACCATCTGATCTTTAAAAACTCCGAAGGCGGTTATTCAACCACTTCCGAATACCTGGAAAAAAATAAAGAGAAGAATCAAAATAAAATTTTTTATGCAAATGAAACAGAAATGGGCTCCGTATATATGGAGTTATTAAAATCGCAAGGATTAGAAGCAATCCTTGTTGATTCCAAAATTGATTCCCATCTGATCCAACATTTAGAAATGAAAAATCCTGATTGGAAATTTCAAAGAGTGGATTCAGAAATAGCGGACCAAGTTGTAGACAAAGAAGCCCAAGATCAGTTAGTCAATGAAGAAAACAAAACTGAGTCAGACAGAATTCAAAATTTATTTTTATCTTCTTTACCAACAGAAGGAGTGGAGGTAAAGGTAGAAGCTTTGAAATCCATTGAAGTCCCCGGAGTCATTCTTTTGCCAGAATTTATGAGAAGGATGTCAGAGATGAACTCAATGTTAAACCGGGAAGACACAAAGAACATCTTGAAATCACATACCCTTATGGTTAACTCGAAATCACCTTTAGTTAAATCCGCCTTACAGGCGTTTGAAGGAGTTAATCCAGAGAAAGGAAAAAAATTAGCACGGGCCATTTATGACCTTTCCTTACTTTCTGCCAAAGTGATGGACGAAAAAGATGTTTCAGAATATACCAAAAGAACAACAGAATTTCTCCAGGAGATTTTTTCTAGTTAAAGGCAAAACCATCTAGAAAGATTTGGCAACGATCCCTGTTTTTGGGATTGTTGCTCTGTGATCCAGATTTGTATAACAAGTCGACTTAGTTCCTTACCGGTTGTCGTAGCCTATAAAAAGGGATACTTTGAAGAATTTGGCGTAAAGGTCACTCTGCACGTCAATACCCACCATAAAGCAATCATGCCATTACTAGACGCCGGTCGAGTGGAGGCAGGGGAAGTTCCCACCATTGCCTATCTACAAGATAGTTTCTTAAAAAAATCAAAACTCAAACGAATTTATAAAGGAATTTACCTCTATCATTCTCCACTTTCCTTTTATTCCAGGTTCCAATTCAAACCAGAAGATCTCACAAGAAACAAAGCCTACATCCTTCCTGTTCCCCACCAATACTCAGTGGAAAGACTCTATGCAGAAAAATTTTTAGAAGAATATGCGCCGAAAAACCCAGTCAAAGTTCGATACATTGATACTCCCGGATTTTTAGAGGAAAAAGAATTTTTAAAACCCTCTTGTTTAGGATTAGTGTCGGATCCATTCTCTAGTCCTTTTCTTCGTAACTTCCAAGACTTTGCAGGCACACTCGACTTGCCAATTTTAGCAGCCAAATCTTTTTATCCATCCACCTTACTAGCGTTTAGTGGCGATGCTATATTAAAAACTGGAAGAGAAGTTTCAGGTGTGTTACTCGCAGTCAAAAAAGCCATTGATTTTTTGCAAAATACAAATCATCTCAGCACAAGTAATCTTTGGGATGATCTACAATTATCGCATTTTTATCCTCACTTAAGAGTAGGGGAAACTAAAAATCTATTAAACGCGCATCCCCTCATCCAAAAAGGAGTTTTTTCATACCAAGGTGACTCCACCACACTTTTCCCTCTCTTAAAAGATGTCTATTTCCGACTCATCAGAAGGGTGATACAACCAGAAGCCGTAAAGTCAGCTCTTGACTTTGATGAAATTCTATCTGCTCTTGAACCCAAAAAAGTTTTTGATGTTAGAAAACTAAATAGTTTCCAAGAACCGGCAGAATCAAAACTCCACGCACCATCCCAAATCAATTATAGAAAACTCAATGCCGTGAGACACCTGATCGTAGACGTAAACTCGGTGGTCTTAGACATCCTACAAGGAAACTATAACTCACGTATCAACGCTGATGAAACTTTACAACTAGATAACCGAGTCAAAGTTCTCGTCAACTCCATGTTAGATTCTTTTAACGCTAAAATGGAACTTCAAAGAGAAGAAATCACTGAGTTAGAAAACTTAATTTCAATTTTAGAGATCAAACTAGATAGATCTGCCGTTGATTTACAATATTCTGAAGAAAAGTACAGATATTTATTTGAATTTTCAAGAGAAGCCATTGCTCTCGTAGATGCGGATACAGGGAGTATCCTTGAAGCAAACAACCAATTTCGATCTTTAACTAGTTATACTAGAGGAGACATCACAAAATTAAATATCGAGGATATCATTTTAGGGAACCAAGTTTCAAACCAACTCCGATTTGGTTCGGATCTTTCTTCTGATACCATGTTGTCTCTTCCCGATGTCGAAATCCTAGTTAAAGACGGAAGCAAACTAGAAGTCGACATAAGTTTTACGTCCATTCTTCTTTCACCAAAAAAAAGATACCAAGTCCAGTTCCGCCCAAACTCCGAAAGAAAAGAACAAGAACGATTACAACACGAATTTATCTCCAACGTAAGCCATGAACTCCGAAGCCCAATGACAAATATCAGAGGGTATCTCGAGTTTTTTAAGTCCGATACATCACTACCATTTAACACCGAACACAAAAACATGTTAGAGGTAATCGACAAAAATGCAAAAAGACTCAGCTTTTTAATTGAAAACTTACTAAAACTAACAACCTCCAGAGAAAAAGATAAAGAAGCAGAAGTAATAGAAATTTTTGATCCGGTCCCTGTCATCGAAGATGTAATCCATATGAACTCACATCTTGCCAAAGGGAAACCCATCGAATGGAACCTTTCACTCAAAAAAGGATTCTTCTTACGAGGAATCAAATTCGAATTTTCGCAGATCATCACAAATCTTTATGTAAACGCACTCAAATACACAGCTAAAGGTAAAATTGGAATCTCTATCCTGGAAACCAATGGCAAAATAGAAATCACAGTGGAAGACACGGGACTTGGAATTGATCCAAATTATAAAAACCAAATCTTCGATCGTTTTTTTAGGATTCCCTCTTCGGACAATAAAAAAATTGGTGGAACAGGACTTGGGTTATCGATTGTTAAGTCACTTGTGGACAAAATGTCCGGAGAAATCTTCGTTGAAAGTGCAATGGGGCAAGGAAGCAAATTTACAATCTACTTCCCAAAGGTAAACGTCAACGTTTAGAAGTTTTTTTCTTCTTTGCTATTTGTTTTTTCTTAGGTGCAGGTTTCGTTTTGTTTTTTAACAACAAATCATTTGGTTTCAAAAGACTAAACGTTGGTATATTTCTTTCTTCTAATGTCATCTTTGATAAAAGCAGGGAGAGCTCCAACATTTCGCGAGTTCCGAGTAAATGCATCATCTCTAGTGCCTGGTTCATACCCAGTTTTCTAAAAATTGCCAATGCATTGGTGACACCAAAAAAATGAATCAAAACCGGAAGTTCTTCTAGTCCCCTTTGTTTGATCCATTTTTTACAATCGGCAACAGAAAGTTCACTCACTAGCTGAATCACTGGCCCCACTTCGATTTCATTTACCAACCAAAGGAAATCTTTCATCGGAATTTCTTTGAGTAGGGCGATGGATTTTTCTATTCCTAGAGTTTTAAGAATTTCGACACTAGTTTCCTTACCCAATGTTTTTGCAAGTAACCCAACATCATGAGGAGGAATACTTCTGGAAACTAAAGCCAAATCAGACATAGGAAGCGAGTGAATAAAATAAACCAAATCATCATCTTCATTTTCTCGAATCATCTCCACGAGAATTTTCTCAGGGATTTGTTTCACGAGTTCCACAACTGTATCTTCACTTAATTTGTGTGTGAGAACGATGAGCCTTTCTTTAGGAACCTTCCCTGTCAGAGAAAGTAACTTTTCATAACCAAGATTTTTTAAAATCTGAAAGGATTTTTTGGGGCCAAGTTTTTCTAAATACTGATAAACACTTTGGATTGTAACGAGAACTTCTTTCATTTGCCCCAACTTTGGATACAAACTGTCAGAATCTTCGTAAAATTCCAGAGAAATTCCTTTTCGAATCTGTTAAATTTTGCAAAATGGAAGAGTGAAGCTGCGCCAACTTTGGGTTCTCATCTTTTTGTTCGTTTTAGGAGTAGGGGGACTTGTTTACTTCAAAACCGCTCCCTATGGGCATTCCCTTTCTGCTCTCATTGGCATTTGGGAGGGATTTTACGAAATCAATCCAAACCTAGTTGATTCCCATTTTGTGATCTATAAATCGGGTGGGTATGATGGACAGTTCTTTTATTTTCTCGCAAAAGACCTGTTCGATTCTGGTGATTGGGGCCTCATTGTTGATTCCTATCATTTCCGATTCCATAGGATTGGTCTTTCTTTGTTTACTGGTTTTTTCTCTCAGTTTCTTGGGTTTTCTTATTATCCAGCAATCACCCTTAGTTTTTTATTTTTAGTCTTTTTTCTTTCTGTATTTTGTTTGTATTCACTTCTCCCAGAAAAATCGAAATGGTTCGTTATCTTCTATTTGTTTTCCCCATTTTCGCTAAATGCAAATTTACTCTTAGTTGCTGATTCTTTGTTTGTCAGCTTTGGAATCATTGCATTTTACTTTTTCAAAAACAAAAAAGACTACTTGGCAGTGTTTTTCTTTCTTCTTATGGTTCTCACTCGTGAACTCGGAGTATTATTCCTTTTGCCGATTGTTCTAAAAAAACTCACCGAAAAAAAATGGGATGCCATGGTTCTATATTCAATCCCAGGAATCGCATTTCTTTGTTTGGTGGGATATGGCTGGATCCAACCTCCAAATCATTTAGGAACCAACCCTCTCGGATTCAGAGATATGACCGACCTACCTCTACTCGGATTTTTTAAAAGTTTTCAGGACGGAAACTCGATTCAGTTCAAACTGAAGGAATTTCCAAAAATTTTCTTTTTTATCTCTTTTTTAATTTTATCAATAGTCTGTATCCAATCATTAAAAAAATCTTTTGCCACCGACATCAATTTGCTCATCCCAATTTTTGGAAGTTTGTTTGTCATCCTCATCGCAGAAGAAGGTTATTGGAGATCTTTTGACAATCTCAGCCGAATGTTTACGCTCATTTTGCCTTTTTCCTTACTGTTAGAAGGTATTTTAAAAAAACCCTTAATTCGTTTTTTCCTTGGTATCTCCATCACCTTATTTGTATTTTTAATCATTCGAATTGTCTGGATCACACCCACAAAGGAGTTTTTCTTTACCCCATGATATCTTTAGCTTATTCTCCATGTCCCAACGATACCTTTCTTTTTTACCATTTGATTCGAAATTCTAGTTATCCAGTCAAAGAAGAACTATATGATGTAGAAAACTTAAACGAATTTGCATTCCAGGGAAAATTCCCGGTCACAAAACTTTCGTTTGCCGCCTACTTCCATATCATCGAAAAATACATCTTATTAGAAACTGGGTCCGCATTAGGAAGGGGTTGTGGTCCCATTGTTGTCCGGAAAAAAAATACAAAAACAGATCTCAGTAGTTACGAAAATCTATACATTCCGGGACTTTTGACCACGGCAAACCTTCTCCTTTCTCTTCATACAAACGGGAAACAAAAACCAACCCCCATTCGTTATGATGAAATCATTCCCAAAGTAATGAGTGAGGAGAATAGTCTTGGTGTCATCATTCACGAAGAACGATTTACTTACGAAGCAAGAGGAATGGAAAAGGTTGTGGATCTTGGAGAATGGTGGGAAAGTTCTACAGGTTATCCCATTCCCTTAGGTGCCATAGCAATCCGTAGGGACATCCCACGCGACGAAGCCCTTAGATTCCAATCAAATCTCAGAGAAAGTTTGAAGTCAGCCTATTTAGAACCGAAAGAAATGATGGATTATATCAGAACCAATTCGCAAAACAAAGATGATGCGGTAATCAAATCTCATATCAACTTGTATGTAAATGATTATACAAAAAACTTAGGGAAAGAAGGTCACGGTGCAGTAGAGTATTTACTCAAACGTGCGGTTGAGGCAGGTTTCATTCAAAAACCCACCTCACTTCCTTTGTTTTTAGGAGAAAGTTAACATACAAAGGATATTTCCTTTGTCTCGTTTGCAAGCTTCCACTGCTTTTGCCACAAGCATTCCTGGTTTTAATTTTGATGGATCCGCTTTAACGGCATGACCAGAAGAAAGGCCTGAAACCAAAAGATCTCCTGGATAAATAGGAACTTGTGTTGCATCCACATGGATTTTGGCGATCCCAAGCAAGGCCACAAGCACATACTCCACAGCCTTCTCTTGTTTTCCAAAAACAAGATGGGCACTAGTCACACAAACTCCAATTACGTTTGTGGAGTAGGGGTGTTTCGATCTTCCAAGAACACCTGGTTCTTCCGTTGCGACAAGAAGGTCTCCCGCAGTCACAACATCTTTCCCATCCAATCGGAAATAACGAGCGATACATTCTTCGCCGCCATCTTTTGTGATCCGGAGATTCCCTTCAAATAAAGACTCACCACTAGCATAAATGGCTTTTCCTGAACCAGAAAGTTCTAACTCTGGAATTCCTTTTCCATCCACAACAAGAGCAAAATCGGATTGAGATAAAAATCGTCCACCAGGCGCCGTAGTTCCGGCACCTAAAATTCCAGCAGATTGTTTGGAATCCTTTCCCTTAGAAATTCCGTATACACCAACAGAATCACCAAATCCAGATACCCCAGTCCCAGAAGAAACTCCGGAAACTCCAGTTCCTAATTTTGTGTTTTTTCCATAAATGACAGCATCTTTACTTTGTGGAGGAACAAATCCCTTGGTAGAACCTTCTGCCTCTCCCGTAATTTTCAAAAGCCCTGTATGGGAATTAAAATCATGTTCCTTTTCTGCATACGGATGTGTGTGTGGTTTCGGATCTCTTTTGTCAGACAATCTTGGATCATCAGAAAGCACCACCTTACCAGGGATAGACTCACCATGGTTAGCCAATAAAACAATCCCTGCATCTTCAAATCCAGCTTTCGCCAATCGTTTGTCATTCCCTTGCACAACGGCACCTGGTTTGGTTTCACCAGAGTGGGCGAGTTGTACAATTCCGTGAACTTCGGTACTTGCATGCCGCAATCGTTTGTCATTTGCTTGCACTACCGTATTCGGTTCTTCTCCACCATTGGGTGCAAGTTGTACAATCCCTTTGGCAGTGTTTGTGGCATCACGAAGCCTTGGGTCGTCCCCAGTAACAACTTTATCAATTGCAACTTCACCAGATTCAGCAAGTTGCACAAGACCGATGGATTTTTTGGTGGCCACTCGCAAACGAGAGTCATTCCCTTGGACAACAACACCTGGCCGCGTTTCTCCGTCTAACGCAAGCTCCACGATCCCCGGGTGGTCGGTGGATGCACTTCGCAAACGTTCATCGTCTGATTGTACCACAAGTCCTGGTCTCGATTCTCCACTTCTAGACAACCTAACTAGACCATGTGTAAGTTCAGTGGCGATTTTTAGGCGTTTATCATTTCCTTGGACGGCAACACCTGGTTTTTCTTCCCCATCCGATGCTAACTCAACAATTCCACGGTATTCGGTAGTGGCATCACGAAGGCGTCTGTCATTGGCCTGCACCACCACACCTTCTTTGACCTCACCATCCACGGCCAAACGAATGATTCCGGAACGAAGCACTGAAGCGTAGGGAAGGGGTTCTCTCGTTGGCCCACCGTAATCTTTTTTATCTGGGCTAGAATATAATTCGAGTTCTATGACTTCGGTGATGTAATCTTTTTTATTTGGTTGTTTCTCTTGGAAAAAAACCAATTTCAGAAAACGTAAATTGACTGCAGAAAATCTCCATTTATACCAAGTCCCCGGTTCCGATAAAAAGAAATTCTCTTCATGTAACTGGTGCCAAGTCAGATCATCTTCGCTATAATAGGTAACAAACCTTTCTGGAAAATTAGTAGTTGGATCATTTTTGGTAAGCATTCGCATCTCTTCGATGCGGTTCACAGAACCCATATCCAAAATCAAATATTCTTCTTCTGGTTCTTCTTTCTTTTTAGAAGACCATCCGTAATCAGGCCTTGTATCAAAAAGATTTTCTTTTACATACAATCTGTCCAGTTCCGAACTGGCTTGGATGGATTGGATCCCAGTAATGAGTATTTTTAACTGACCAAAACTAATCCGATTTTTTCCGTTACTTGCTTTCCTGGAAATTTTAGAAACAAATTTCACATAACGAGCGCTAGTAAGCGAAAAAAGCCATTTGGCTGAAGTTTTGAATGATTTCCGAAAGGATGATTCTTGTAAAATGGGTTCCCAATACTTTCCATCATGGGATAATTCAAACCGAAACGAATCAGGAAAAAAATCTAAACCATCCTTGCCTGGCAAAAGTTCGATCCCGTTAAAATAAACAACATCATCAAATTTAAAGATGATAGAAGAAAGTGAGGACTGCTCCTTCTCTTCAAAAAAGGATAAAAATTCTTCGTTTTTGACTTCGTAAGTTCCAGAAGTGGAAACTGATTTAATGGGTAAAGAGTAGGGGTGGCTTGTGCGGATTAAATGATCTTTCATTGCGCTTTGTTTGCTAATTCCTTCCAAAAAATACCGTTTTTCTATCCAGTCTATCGAATTTCACTGAGGCGTGATCCTTCTTCTTTCTCTGAAAATACAACGAGTACCGCTGGTTTGACTTTTTCCGTAAAATACATCTGTACAATTTGGCGCAGATGCCCTTGGAGGGGAGAGGTCACAATGATGACATTCCCATCGGTTTGCACTTGGATCCGATCCAATTGGTTCCAGGAAGATTGGGTGAGTTCTTTACTGGCCCAAGATAAGAATCCGGCCCAAGAAGCCGGGTGTGAAACCAATTCTTCCATAGGATATTTTTGCTCAGTTTTAAGCACTTCTTGCCTTTGGGAAGATACCAGTTCCCTACATAGAGATTGGATATAATTTGTATTTGATTCCATATGTAACGAAACCGCTTTTTTATAGGCCTCCAGAGCAATTTCAGGACCAAATAATTCTACCAAAGTTTCGAATGCTTTTTTTTCCTCTTTTTCCTTACCCATTTCCGAAGCGGACGGCGGAGCCGGTACATTGTTTGTATTAGATATAGTTATATTAATATGGTTAGGGGTTCCGTCCGCACCCCCCTTACCAACCGGTTTCGATCCCTCAGAGGACCCCATTTCGGAATCCCTGGGGAGTCGGTTTGTATCCCCCAGAGGGGTAATTCTGGATCCCTCATAATGAAAGGAGAAGTGGTATCTTGTGGAAGTCCTACCGCTACCGGGAACTTGGTAAAGCAGGCCCGCATGGGTGAGTTCTTTTTTGGCTGATACGATAGACTTTTTTGTTTTGAACCCGGTGAGCCTCATCAAAGTTTCCGTATTGGGCCAAACGGGTTTGAAGTTGTAGTCACTGAATTTCAAAAGAACAGGGTAGAGTGTTTTGGCTGCATGGGATAGCTCCGCCCAAACACCTGAATCTATGATGTCGGTCATCAGTCGGATATAGGGATGCCGCTGGTCGCTCACAAAAGCTCCTCCGCTTTTCTGCAAAAATTAAACCAAATTTAAGCAAATTTTACGAAGGAGTTGACATTATCTGACATAATGTTAATTATGTCTCATCCAACAACATTCCTTCGGGAAACCCCGACCCCCTGGAACACCAGGGGAATTTTTTTATGTTTCGGGTTAGGATACTAAATATCCCACGTCTCTTGGGTCTCAAGAAACGTTTGCTCAAACTCAAATCACTTTAATTATGTCACATTATTGTCGGATTCCGGCAGATGTCAAGTTCGTACAGTAATTTTCCAGGCGAGTACTTAAAATTTTTTTCCTAAGTACTTGACTGCTTAGTACTTGATTGGGTTATGCCGAATCCCCGTATTTTTTCACTAATTCTTTGCGGATGAATTTATAGATATCACCTAACAAAATTTCATCATCCGATAGGATTTGAATTCCTGTCCCTGTTCTCCGGATTTTATACCCAGATAAGGTTTGGTTTTTTGTTGGGTTCGATTCACCCGATTTGGACTGTTTATTGAAATCTTTGGCGTCCCTGACTGTTTTTAGGGCTCCCTTGTGGAAGAGGGTTAAGAATTCATCTAAACTTCCTTTTTTTGCTGCCTGCGCTGCTTGGACCAAAAGGTTCTTATTATAGATTTCATTTTTTTTGCATTTCTCTAGATCCTCTTTGGACATCGAAGTGATGGAGAGCACCTCCGTCATATAACTCCGACTTTTTCCAAAAAGATCCCCCAACTCTTGGTCAGTATAGTTATGGGAATTTTTTAGAAAGAGGAGGGCGTCCACTTCTTCATAAGGAGACAGGTTTTCTCTTTGGAGATTTTCTATGACTGCTAATTTATAAATTTCTTTGTCGGGTCGGTTTAGAATTTTACATTCGATTTCGGGCCAACCTAGGGACTTGGCTGCGTGATACCGTCTTTCCCCAGCGATGATTTTGTAACTCCCTTCTTTTTCTCCCTTGGAGACGATGATGGGTTGCAAAAGCCCGTCCGCTTTTAGGGTCTGAGCCAGTTCTTCGATTCCCTTTTTTCTCTCCTGCCTTGGTTGGTATTCGGAGGGTTGGATTTTGTCCATCCGAATGGTTCGGATGGTGCCATCTAGATTTTCTGCTTGGTAGATATCGGCGAGAGTTCCGAGGCGTTTACTTTTTAAGCTCATTTAAAACCTCCTCGATAAAACCTTCATACTCTTGGGATTGTCTAGAACCCCGGTTGTAATCATAGACAGATTTTTTTGCTAGATGGCTTTCTCCGATGGCCACTCCGTCCGAAATTGTATGTTCAAAGATACGGAAGTATTTTGTCAAAACGGGTAGGATGGTTTTTGTGAGTAGGGTCTGGGGTTTGAGTTGGGTGATGAGGGCGCCCAAAATCTCTAGGTCAGGGTTGATCCTTTTTTTGATCGAGGAGATGGTTTGCTGCAAACCCATAATTCCGTCCATGGAGAACTTTTCTGCTTGGAGGGGGATGAGGACGTAGTTGGCGGCTACCAAACTGTTTACCGTGAAAATGGAAAGAGATGGGGGGCAGTCAATGATGACAAATTCAAAATCTTTAATTCCGGAAAGAGAGTCCCTTAGGATATAAGGAGCCTCTACTGAGTTTACGGAAACGGTTTCCATTTCCGCCAAGCGCATGCTAGATGGCGCAACCCACAAATGCTCGTTATACGCCGGAGTAATGATGTCTTTTAGGCTAGTGGCATTTTGGAAGAGGTGCGCTAAGTCTTTTTCAACAGTTTCCGGGTTCAGAAAAATTCCCGTGGAATTGGCCTGAGGATCCATATCGATGAGTAAGGTCTTATGATTTCGACGGGCGAGACCCATGGCAAGATTCAAAGAAGTAGTAGTTTTTCCTTCTCCGCCTTTTTGGTTTGCAACTGCAATCGTGATCATCTGTCTCTTTTTCCCTTCCCAAATGGTATGCTTTCTTGTCGAAAATTTGGGATCAATTGTATTTTTAGAAAGGTGCAAAAAAAGGATTTTTTGGCCCCTTCTCTCTCCATTGTCGGACATCCGACATACTGAAAATTAGCAAAAACTATCTCCTCTGTTTACGTCGGACATCCGACATTCAAATAGGTACGTACTTGACAAAGTGATTAAATTTAAACAGTTTCATAACATGTCTTCCCAAGCAATTCCCCTGCTTGCCTCCGAAAAAACGGGCAAGGATTGGATGGATTCTGTCCTTCCAATTTTGTGGGAGGGGCTATGTACGGAACTTGGATTCTCTTCTGGCGTAGTTGTTTTGAAAGCAGAGGAAGAAGATTCTTTTTATGAATCTGCCAGTTTCGGATATGGAGAAGATGGGTTTTATTATTCATTTCTAAACCGAGGTTCTGAACATTGGGAAGAGCTAATGCATTCTCCCGAACCTGTTTTTTTTTCCGGAACTGAGTTCGAACTTTTTGGAAAAAAAACAAATGCTTTCGCCATTCGAATCTCTTCTAAAAAATCCGAGATTGGTTTTTTATTAGCAGAAATGGAAGAGGCGAGCCATCTTCCATTTGCAATTTTTCTAAGTCTTTTTGCTGACAAGATCGGGAACGAATGGGGGAAATCCAAACCCAGTTTCGGAATCCAAGAGACAATTCGAGAAGGAAATTCGCATTCTTTATACCGAAAAGAAATTCCTAATTTGGATCTAGCCAGAAGGGAATTTGCCAACCAGAAAGTCCTGACCATCCTTGGCCAGGCGGGGTCTGGCAAAAAAACTTTGGCAAAATGGATCCACCAATCCCATCTCCCGGGAGCTCCATTTCTTGTGGTTGAATCCCTTCCGGAGCATTTTGGGAAACTGGAAAAAGCACTTTCAAATTGGGGGACCGAATTAAAGCAGGGGAGTTTGGTCCTTGTCGGGATTCAGGCATTGAATTTAGGCCAACAACAAATCCTCTCCGATTGGTGGTCCAAGTCTGGATATTCCGGTTCTCTTTTTTTACTTGGGTCTGAAGAAATGGGCCAAGAATTATTGCCAGAGTTTGAAAGATTTTTGCGAAAAAATTCGTTGGTACTACCAACGCTTAGGTTCCTTCCTAAAACAAAGTTGCAGACCTTGGTTCAGGCCATATTTGAAGAATTATGTGATTCTCAGAACCGCTCCGGTTTGCAATTAGGAGATCGAAGTTTGCAAGAATTGGTTTCCAGGGGTTACGCGGAAAATTTCACGGACCTTCGAAATACCATTCTTACAGGGATTCTCACCTGTCGTACAAATCAGGTAGAACCTGCAGATTTAGAACCTGGAAAATCCAAAATGGATTTGGAGATTCCCGATGCCGAAGATTTAGACTTGCGGCGTGGAACCGAGGCCTTAGAAAGGCAGAAGATTCTTCTGGCTATGCGGATCTTTTCGGGCAACCAAATCCGGATGGCAAAGGCCTTGGGTATTTCGAGGGGATCCCTCCAATATAAAATGAAACAGCTTGGTTTAATGTAAAAATGGATGATACTGTATACGAAGAACGGAAAACCCCCGCTGGTTTTTTAGTTAAAGTTCGACTCTCCAAGCTTACCTACGTCGTTTTTACTGATTCCGGTCCGGAAGTCCCCAAGGGTGCTAGGAATAATTCCATAGTTGTCAACGTCCCCCGGGTTGGGTTTTTTGGAGACGATTTTGATGTCTCCCACTTCCATTTGGGAGAACTTTCCTTTGTGAATGTCAAAGCAGGGAAACTCGTTATCCCTTACCAACATGGGTTTTCCAACGAAATCAAAACTATCTATTTAGGAACGGGGAGCCTCAGCGATGTCCTTCCCGTGGTCATCTACCACTATAAAAACAAAGAAGAATTGATGGCGGCTTGGGAGAGAGGGGAGCAGGCCCAATTTTTGGTTGTGGATGAAGAAATCCCACGTTCCGACATGGTTTCCTTTAAGATCAGATACCCTAGCATGA
This is a stretch of genomic DNA from Leptospira kanakyensis. It encodes these proteins:
- a CDS encoding helix-turn-helix domain-containing protein: MTDIIDSGVWAELSHAAKTLYPVLLKFSDYNFKPVWPNTETLMRLTGFKTKKSIVSAKKELTHAGLLYQVPGSGRTSTRYHFSFHYEGSRITPLGDTNRLPRDSEMGSSEGSKPVGKGGADGTPNHINITISNTNNVPAPPSASEMGKEKEEKKAFETLVELFGPEIALEAYKKAVSLHMESNTNYIQSLCRELVSSQRQEVLKTEQKYPMEELVSHPASWAGFLSWASKELTQSSWNQLDRIQVQTDGNVIIVTSPLQGHLRQIVQMYFTEKVKPAVLVVFSEKEEGSRLSEIR
- a CDS encoding ParB/RepB/Spo0J family partition protein, whose product is MSLKSKRLGTLADIYQAENLDGTIRTIRMDKIQPSEYQPRQERKKGIEELAQTLKADGLLQPIIVSKGEKEGSYKIIAGERRYHAAKSLGWPEIECKILNRPDKEIYKLAVIENLQRENLSPYEEVDALLFLKNSHNYTDQELGDLFGKSRSYMTEVLSITSMSKEDLEKCKKNEIYNKNLLVQAAQAAKKGSLDEFLTLFHKGALKTVRDAKDFNKQSKSGESNPTKNQTLSGYKIRRTGTGIQILSDDEILLGDIYKFIRKELVKKYGDSA
- a CDS encoding ParA family protein, encoding MITIAVANQKGGEGKTTTSLNLAMGLARRNHKTLLIDMDPQANSTGIFLNPETVEKDLAHLFQNATSLKDIITPAYNEHLWVAPSSMRLAEMETVSVNSVEAPYILRDSLSGIKDFEFVIIDCPPSLSIFTVNSLVAANYVLIPLQAEKFSMDGIMGLQQTISSIKKRINPDLEILGALITQLKPQTLLTKTILPVLTKYFRIFEHTISDGVAIGESHLAKKSVYDYNRGSRQSQEYEGFIEEVLNELKK
- a CDS encoding helix-turn-helix domain-containing protein gives rise to the protein MSSQAIPLLASEKTGKDWMDSVLPILWEGLCTELGFSSGVVVLKAEEEDSFYESASFGYGEDGFYYSFLNRGSEHWEELMHSPEPVFFSGTEFELFGKKTNAFAIRISSKKSEIGFLLAEMEEASHLPFAIFLSLFADKIGNEWGKSKPSFGIQETIREGNSHSLYRKEIPNLDLARREFANQKVLTILGQAGSGKKTLAKWIHQSHLPGAPFLVVESLPEHFGKLEKALSNWGTELKQGSLVLVGIQALNLGQQQILSDWWSKSGYSGSLFLLGSEEMGQELLPEFERFLRKNSLVLPTLRFLPKTKLQTLVQAIFEELCDSQNRSGLQLGDRSLQELVSRGYAENFTDLRNTILTGILTCRTNQVEPADLEPGKSKMDLEIPDAEDLDLRRGTEALERQKILLAMRIFSGNQIRMAKALGISRGSLQYKMKQLGLM